Proteins co-encoded in one Malus sylvestris chromosome 7, drMalSylv7.2, whole genome shotgun sequence genomic window:
- the LOC126628385 gene encoding phenylacetaldehyde reductase-like, which translates to MRKVVCVTGASGYIASWLVKLLLQRGYIVKATVREPNDSRKTEHLLALDGAKERLQLFKANLLEEGSFDPAVDGCEGVFHTASPVQLSATDPQTELTDPAVKGTLNVLKSCVKFPTVKRVILTSSMAAVMVNGRPLNPDVVIDETWYSDQAICEQLKEWYFLSKTLAEEAAWKFSKENGIDLVTINPSYVIGPLLQPTLNLSVEMILNLKNDIPSIISSNYPSSDVRDVAFAHVQAFEVPSASGRYCFVGHVTPMSKALSILHELHPTFFPPEKWDDDKPCEPGYQISKEKAKSLGVNFLPLEVSLRDTIESLKEKGFLKL; encoded by the exons ATGAGGAAGGTGGTGTGCGTAACAGGAGCCTCCGGTTACATAGCATCATGGCTGGTGAAGCTCTTACTGCAACGAGGTTATATTGTCAAAGCCACTGTTCGTGAACCAA ATGATTCAAGGAAAACAGAACACCTGCTCGCACTTGATGGAGCAAAAGAAAGGCTTcagttgttcaaagcaaattTATTAGAAGAAGGATCTTTCGACCCTGCAGTCGATGGATGTGAAGGTGTTTTTCATACAGCATCGCCTGTACAACTTTCAGCCACTGATCCGCAG ACAGAACTAACTGACCCTGCAGTGAAGGGAACACTCAATGTTCTAAAATCGTGCGTAAAATTTCCTACTGTCAAGAGAGTGATTTTAACATCTTCCATGGCGGCAGTCATGGTGAATGGAAGACCTTTGAACCCTGATGTGGTAATTGACGAAACATGGTATTCGGATCAAGCAATTTGTGAGCAGTTGAAG GAATGgtattttctttcaaaaactCTAGCTGAGGAGGCTGCTTGGAAATTTTCCAAAGAAAATGGGATTGACTTGGTTACAATCAATCCATCATATGTGATTGGTCCGCTCCTACAGCCAACTCTTAATCTCTCTGTGGAGATGATTCTGAATCTCAAAAATG ATATCCCAAGTATAATCAGTTCAAATTATCCATCTAGTGATGTCAGAGATGTTGCCTTTGCTCATGTTCAAGCATTTGAAGTCCCTTCGGCTAGTGGCAGATATTGTTTCGTTGGCCATGTTACACCCATGTCCAAGGCTCTGAGTATTTTACATGAACTCCATCCCACTTTTTTCCCACCTGAAAA ATGGGATGATGACAAACCTTGTGAACCAGGCTATCAaatatcaaaggaaaaagcaaaAAGTTTGGGAGTTAATTTTCTTCCATTGGAAGTAAGTCTTAGGGACACTATTGAAAGCCTCAAAGAGAAGGGCTTCCTCAAGCTTTGA
- the LOC126628387 gene encoding phenylacetaldehyde reductase-like, with amino-acid sequence MSTGESKTVCVTGASGYIASSLVKLLLQKGYTVKATVRDPNDAKKTKHLLSLDGAKERLHLFEADLLEEGSFDAVIDGCVGVFHTATPVQFSATDPQAEIIEPAVKGTLNVLKSCAKFPAVKRVVLTSSLAAVKVNGKPLTSDVVMDETWYSDPLFCEEIKQWYPLSKTLAEEAAWKFSKGNGIDLVAIHPGFAIGPLLRPTLNLSVEFLLNLMSGIETPFIDYAFVDVRDVAFAHIQAFEVPSASGRYCLVAQVADGPDTLKILQELYPTLSLPEPGNPSGSKFQVSKEKAKCLGITFRPLETSLKDTVESLKEKGFLKF; translated from the exons atgagtacCGGAGAATCAAAGACTGTATGTGTAACAGGAGCTTCTGGTTACATAGCATCATCGCTGGTGAAGCTCTTACTGCAAAAGGGTTATACCGTCAAAGCCACTGTTCGCGATCCAA ATGatgcaaagaaaacaaaacacttGCTCTCATTAGATGGAGCAAAGGAGAGGCTTCATTTGTTCGAAGCGGATTTATTAGAAGAAGGATCATTTGACGCCGTAATTGATGGATGTGTAGGTGTTTTTCATACAGCAACGCCTGTACAATTTTCAGCCACTGACCCACAG GCAGAAATAATTGAGCCTGCAGTGAAAGGAACACTTAATGTTCTAAAATCATGCGCAAAATTCCCCGCTGTCAAGAGAGTGGTTTTAACATCTTCTCTGGCTGCAGTAAAGGTGAATGGAAAACCTCTGACCTCTGATGTGGTTATGGATGAAACATGGTACTCGGATCCACTTTTTTGCGAGGAGATCAAG CAATGGTATCCTCTCTCAAAAACTTTAGCTGAGGAGGCCGCCTGGAAATTTTCCAAAGGAAATGGGATTGACTTGGTAGCAATACATCCAGGGTTTGCAATTGGTCCACTCTTACGGCCAACTCTTAATCTCTCCGTTGAGTTTCTTCTGAATTTAATGAGTG GTATCGAAACACCTTTTATAGACTACGCATTCGTGGACGTTAGAGATGTTGCCTTTGCTCATATTCAAGCATTTGAAGTTCCTTCAGCTAGTGGTAGGTATTGTTTAGTTGCACAAGTGGCTGATGGTCCCGATACTCTAAAGATTTTACAAGAGCTTTACCCCACATTGAGCCTTCCTGAGCCTGGCAATCCTTCTGGCTCCAAGTTTCAAGTGTCCAAGGAGAAAGCAAAATGTTTGGGAATCACTTTCCGTCCTCTGGAAACAAGTCTCAAGGACACTGTTGAAAGCCTCAAGGAGAAGGGCTTCCTCAAGTTTTGA